A portion of the Oncorhynchus masou masou isolate Uvic2021 unplaced genomic scaffold, UVic_Omas_1.1 unplaced_scaffold_877, whole genome shotgun sequence genome contains these proteins:
- the LOC135537954 gene encoding Na(+)/H(+) exchange regulatory cofactor NHE-RF2-like produces MEWELRPRLCFLTKGPRGYGFHLHGERNKGGQFIRKVEPGSSAELSGLRAGDRVVEVNGENVEDETHYQVVYRIRAVEQRTRLLVVDKETDDYLRSHGLACTEDLAVEMGNLSPRPSHFTSPSASPGAQGEVLSPSPIHILTKALKHTSASPRRTDTRSPTSSLMIGTKKRGACELTKVTSCAVFPLTRWCGWLPG; encoded by the exons ATGGAGTGGGAGCTGAGACCGCGGCTTTGTTTCCTAACGAAAGGGCCGCGCGGGTACGGCTTTCACCTTCACGGCGAGCGGAATAAAGGCGGACAGTTCATACGGAAAGTGGAACCCGGTTCGTCCGCGGAGCTTTCGGGGCTGCGCGCGGGGGACCGGGTCGTGGAAGTGAACGGGGAAAATGTGGAAGACGAGACGCACTATCAA GTAGTGTATCGTATCAGAGCAGTGGAGCAGCGCACCAGGTTGCTGGTCGTCGACAAAGAGACAGATGATTACCTGCGTAGTCACGGGCTGGCCTGCACAGAGGACCTCGCCGTTGAGATGGGCAATCTCTCTCCCCGGCCCTCCCACTTCACCTCCCCCTCAGCCTCCCCTGGAGCCCAGGGGGAAGTCCTCTCACCCTCACCCATACACATCCTCACTAAAGCACTCAAACACACCTCTGCCTCACCCAGAAGGACGGATACACGATCGCCGACGTCAAGCCTGATGATTGGCACCAAGAAAAGG GGCGCCTGCGAGCTGACTAAGGTCACCAGCTgtgcggtgtttcctctgacacgttggtgcggctggcttccggg